In one Cervus canadensis isolate Bull #8, Minnesota chromosome 22, ASM1932006v1, whole genome shotgun sequence genomic region, the following are encoded:
- the LOC122424583 gene encoding 60S ribosomal protein L7-like, translated as MEGAEEKKKKVPAVPETLKKKRKNFAELKIKRLRKKFAQKMLRKARRKLIYEKAKHYHKEYRQMYRTEIRMARMARKAGNFYVPAEPKLAFVIRIRGINGVSPKVRKVLQLLRLRQIFNGTFVKLNKASINMLRIVEPYIA; from the coding sequence ATGGAGggtgcagaagagaagaaaaagaaggttcCTGCTGTGCCAGAAACCCTTAAGAAAAAGCGAAAGAATTTCGCAGAGCTTAAGATCAAGCGCCTGAGAAAGAAGTTTGCCCAAAAGATGCTTCGAAAGGCAAGGAGGAAGCTTATTTATGAAAAAGCTAAGCATTACCACAAGGAATACAGGCAGATGTACAGAACTGAAATTCGAATGGCTAGGATGGCACGGAAAGCTGGCAACTTCTATGTACCCGCGGAACCCAAATTGGCATTTGTCATCAGGATCAGAGGTATCAACGGTGTGAGCCCAAAGGTTCGAAAGGTGCTGCAGCTCCTTCGCCTCCGGCAGATCTTCAATGGCACCTTTGTGAAGCTCAACAAGGCATCAATTAACATGCTGAGAATTGTGGAGCCATACATTGCATGA